One Microbacterium keratanolyticum DNA window includes the following coding sequences:
- a CDS encoding alpha/beta hydrolase, whose protein sequence is MTNPADTAQHDESTAPPASTTSKKRHRPWHRTRITIGVILAVGVIVALVGSITSWPSAMLIRAVFTQGGEATAAEMKRHVPDTPVTATRDIAYGSDGLTGDDDTTMDVFTPASATEPLPTVVWIHGGAWISGSKEDVDPYMQILAGEGYTMIAVDYTRGPEGVYPLAVHQINEALAYIVDNADDLGVDPSQIVLAGDSAGAQLASQVATIVTNPDYAALMDMTPALTSSQLVATVLNCGVYDLSALAALDGILGWGLKTSMWAYSGTKNWAVGSTGAMMSTIDFVNEDFPTTYISGGNGDGLTWLQSIPMAQRLDALGVDLTTQFWPADHEPALPHEYQFHLDMPDAQTALQKTIDFLNAHTTQP, encoded by the coding sequence ATGACCAACCCCGCAGACACCGCCCAGCACGATGAGTCCACGGCTCCCCCGGCGTCGACGACATCGAAGAAGCGGCACCGTCCGTGGCATCGCACCCGCATCACGATCGGCGTGATCCTCGCGGTCGGCGTGATCGTGGCTCTGGTCGGATCGATCACGTCCTGGCCGTCCGCGATGCTCATCCGCGCGGTATTCACACAGGGCGGTGAGGCGACGGCGGCCGAGATGAAACGGCACGTCCCCGACACGCCCGTCACGGCGACGCGCGACATCGCCTACGGCTCCGACGGACTCACCGGCGATGACGATACGACGATGGATGTCTTCACCCCGGCCTCCGCCACGGAGCCGCTCCCGACCGTGGTGTGGATCCACGGTGGTGCCTGGATCTCCGGATCGAAGGAAGACGTCGATCCGTACATGCAGATCCTCGCCGGCGAGGGCTACACGATGATCGCCGTGGACTACACGCGCGGGCCCGAGGGCGTCTATCCCCTCGCCGTTCACCAGATCAACGAGGCGCTCGCCTACATCGTCGACAACGCCGACGACCTGGGCGTCGATCCCTCGCAGATCGTGCTTGCCGGAGATTCCGCTGGCGCACAGCTCGCGAGCCAGGTCGCAACGATCGTCACGAACCCCGACTATGCCGCTCTGATGGACATGACGCCCGCGCTCACGTCATCCCAGCTCGTCGCCACCGTTCTCAACTGCGGCGTCTACGACCTCTCGGCTCTCGCGGCACTCGACGGCATCCTGGGTTGGGGGCTGAAGACGTCGATGTGGGCGTACAGCGGCACGAAGAACTGGGCGGTGGGCTCCACCGGCGCGATGATGTCGACGATCGACTTCGTGAACGAGGACTTCCCCACGACCTACATCTCCGGTGGAAACGGCGACGGACTCACCTGGCTGCAGTCGATCCCGATGGCCCAGCGCCTGGATGCGCTCGGCGTCGATCTGACGACGCAGTTCTGGCCCGCCGATCACGAACCTGCACTGCCGCACGAGTACCAGTTCCACCTCGACATGCCGGATGCGCAGACCGCGTTGCAGAAGACCATCGACTTCCTGAACGCTCACACCACGCAGCCATAG